The Onthophagus taurus isolate NC chromosome 2, IU_Otau_3.0, whole genome shotgun sequence genome includes a window with the following:
- the LOC111425888 gene encoding intraflagellar transport protein 20 homolog translates to MASNVEIFFDEIDKVRIINPVVAKLSENLKDESRFFIEKYDKFEDISNELITKLEHLAYDVESEKIKAISAQNILQNILKEKENEQQEIQSVLTERKLKLERLKILLGSLRKTEDGQNETINIFRKL, encoded by the exons atggctTCAAAcgtagaaattttttttgatgaaattgataAAGTAAGAATAATTAATCCTGTTGTTGCAAAGCTATCAGAGAATTTAAAAGACGAGTCTCGATTTTTTATAGAAA agTACGATAAATTTGAAGACATTTCaaatgaattaataacaaaattagaaCACTTGGCATATGATGTGGAatctgaaaaaattaaagcgATTAGTGCACAAAATATATTGCAAAACATACtgaaagagaaagaaaatgaaCAACAGGAAATACAA aGCGTATTAActgaaagaaaattaaaattagaaagatTGAAGATCTTATTAGGATCTTTAAGGAAAACTGAGGATGGACAAAATGAAACCATAAACATATTTCGTAAACTATAA
- the LOC111425831 gene encoding probable protein phosphatase CG10417, translating to MGAYLSEPITEKVSTDEANDKIRCGASSMQGWRESQEDAHNCILDFDNHASYFAVYDGHGGREVAQYCSQELPAFLKTLEKYKSGNYQEALEEAFLNFDATIATPEVKATLKKIVQNDGEDDVSDEDDENVNHLYEEATMPIEQVIEKYTSNKLKNLKDSEKLPLSPLLKPRKPVDSPGTSSTASNLTSKPPESSRGDVVSSTSSVKIEEITSSDAVGNGNEETEKEQPDNVVTSEGSNKPDSSEDMKTTTKEEIIESESSNQNGDAVSSSSPQNGKIVDKKKGKGKALMKTRGMENTIVLRSRTTRRTVTQLYNTLLQEDSEDDDSEDEEDKTFEGPNVDSSDDGDENELQGEDENSDKTSDEDEDDDDDEDDDDDDENVGNLLFRGMGDGPGFDSGCTAVVALLKDNELYVANAGDSRCIVCRNGQAIEMSIDHKPEDPPELNRIIKAGGEVTSDGRVNGGLNLSRAIGDHEYKQNKNVSDREQMITALPDIKTLTINAAEDEFMVLACDGIWNFMSSQEVVDFVRPRLQENPDKISQICEEMFDHCLAPDTMGDGTGCDNMTAIIVAFRPNIMKRCASDSDVQTQCKKAKTDGESMSTSVETTV from the exons ATGGGTGCTTATTTATCTGAACCGATCACAGAGAAGGTATCCACCGACGAGGCCAACGATAAAATAAGATGCGGGGCCAGTTCGATGCAAGGTTGGCGCGAGAGTCAAGAG gatgCCCATAATTGCATATTAGATTTTGATAATCATGCTTCATATTTTGCTGTATATGATGGTCATGGAGGACGCGAAGTCGCCCAATATTGTTCACAAGAATTACCGGCATTTCTAAAAACGCTAGAGAAATATAAATCGGGGAATTACCAGGAAGCTCTTGAAGAAGCCTTCCTTAATTTTGATGCAACAATAGCGACACCGGAAGTTAAAgctacattaaaaaaaattgtccaaaACGATGGCGAAGATGATGTTAGCGATGAAGACGATGAAAATGTTAATCATTTATACGAAGAAGCAACTATGCCCATTGAGCAAGTCATCGAGAAGTACACCTcgaataaattgaaaaatttaaaagatagcgaaaaattACCTTTATCTCCACTTTTAAAACCAAGAAAACCGGTCGATTCACCTGGAACATCATCCACTGCAAGTAATTTAACATCGAAACCTCCTGAATCTTCTCGAGGCGATGTTGTGAGTAGTACAAGTAGTgttaaaatagaagaaatcACATCTAGCGATGCTGTCGGTAATGGAAATGAAGAAACTGAAAAAGAACAACCGGATAATGTCGTTACTAGTGAGGGAAGTAATAAACCTGATAGTTCTGAAGATATGAAAACTACAACAAAAGAGGAGATCATTGAAAGTGAAAGTTCTAATCAAAATGGGGATGCTGTTAGTAGTTCTTCACcacaaaatggaaaaattgttgataaaaaaaaag GTAAAGGTAAGGCTTTAATGAAGACTCGTGGAATGGAAAATACTATTGTATTGAGAAGTCGAACTACTCGCAGAACAGTAACACAATTGTACAATACTTTACTGCAAGAAGATTCTGAGGATGACGATtcagaagatgaagaagataaAACTTTTGAAGGTCCAAATG TTGATTCTAGTGATGATGGCGATGAAAACGAACTTCAAGGTGAAGATGAAAATTCCGATAAAACTTCTGATGAAGATGAGGACGATGATGACGATGAGGATGACGACGATGATGATGAAAACGTTGGTAACCTCCTTTTTAGAGGGATGGGTGATGGTCCCGGTTTTGATAGCGGATGTACCGCCGTTGTGGCTCTTCTCAAAGATAATGAATTGTACGTAGCAAATGCGGGTGATTCGCGCTGTATAGTTTGCAGAAATGGTCAAGCGATAGAAATGAGTATTGATCACAAACCGGAAGATCCCCCTGAATTAAATCGAATTATTAAAGCGGGCGGGGAAGTTACTTCTGATGGTAGAGTAAATGGTGGGTTGAATTTATCGCGAGCAATTGGAGATCATGAgtacaaacaaaataaaaacgtttctGATCGTGAACAAATGATTACCGCTTTACCAGATATAAAAACATTGACGATAAACGCAGCTGAAGATGAGTTTATGGTATTGGCTTGTGATGGTATTTGGAATTTTATGTCTAGTCAAGAAGTTGTTGATTTTGTAAGGCCAAGATTGCAGGAGAATCCAGataaaatatcacaaatatgcgAAGAG atgtTTGATCATTGTTTAGCACCTGATACAATGGGTGATGGTACAGGTTGCGATAATATGACTGCGATAATAGTTGCCTTTAGGCCAAACATAATGAAAAGGTGCGCATCAGATTCGGACGTGCAAACTCAGTGTAAAAAAGCTAAGACTGATGGTGAAAGTATGTCAACTTCAGTTGAAACGACGGTATAA